A single window of Culicoides brevitarsis isolate CSIRO-B50_1 chromosome 3, AGI_CSIRO_Cbre_v1, whole genome shotgun sequence DNA harbors:
- the LOC134834051 gene encoding UDP-glucosyltransferase 2-like has protein sequence MFNFSKFICFLCLFISIEGANILFLNPVPSPSHHNWNRNIYYALAAKGHNVTVLSPDVDSEVTKNVHYLHMNGIYEAFYNGTDAVDLLNMAQLSPFENIDEFYGFNVLATEVSTKSDGFKALMAYPDTFKVDLVIIDITGGPFLLGFLKKFNYPPVASVTAFSYPPFMTLFDGGHRQNSYVPHYEMEYPNDMTLWQRIINHLVLWYDDYSFLTKLITAQEHLARKIFGEDLPSLLELGKRSSVLLTNTHFSVETLQPLPQNVIPVGGLQIRDPKPLAEDVKSFIEAGKRGSVIFSLGTNVKSDTLPKNIIQMFLNVFREMPEYNFIWKYESDLDLEIPKNVKLQGWVRQSDILAHPNIKAFISHCGLLGTQEAMWHGVPIIGIPFIADQFRNIVSVIRAGMGLRIDLKTVTHESFKGALKEILETPSYLENAKKRSRLFKDQMDKPLDRAVFWLEWTMRHKDDAQLIQNPVKTLGWFVGNGYDVLLIVFTPVILLLHAVLFVAIKLCTMPKAKKAKKD, from the exons atgttcaatttttcaaaatttatttgttttttatgccTTTTTATATCAATAGAAGGAgctaatattctttttttgaacCCTGTTCCGTCTCCAAGTCATCATAATtg gaatcgaaatatttattatgctTTAGCAGCTAAAGGGCACAATGTCACAGTTCTTTCGCCAGATGTTGATTCAGAAGTcactaaaaatgttcattatcTTCACATGAACGGAATTTATGAAGCGTTTTACAATGGAACCGATGCAGTAGACCTCCTTAATATGGCACAATTGTCACCATTTGAAAATATCGATGAATTTTACGGATTTAATGTTTTGGCGACAGAAGTTTCCACGAAATCCGATGGTTTCAAAGCTCTAATGGCGTATCCTGATACGTTCAAAGTTGATCTCGTCATCATCGATATCACCGGAGGTCCATTTTTGCttggatttttgaaaaagtttaattatccTCCCGTGGCTTCGGTAACAGCATTCAGTTATCCGCCTTTTATGACACTCTTTGATGGAGGCCATCGGCAAAATTCGTACGTGCCGCATTACGAAATGGAATATCCGAATGACATGACATTGTGGCAACGAATAATCAATCATTTAGTTCTCTGGTACGACGATTATTcgtttttgacgaaattgaTAACGGCACAGGAGCATTTGGCTCGAAAAATATTCGGAGAAGACCTTCCGAGTTTGCTTGAATTAGGAAAACGATCGTCAGTGTTGTTAACAAATACGCATTTTTCCGTGGAAACTCTTCAACCTCTCCCGCAAAATGTGATTCCAGTTGGCGGTTTACAAATTCGTGATCCAAAACCATTGGCGGAAGACGTAAAATCCTTTATCGAAGCCGGAAAACGAGGATCAGTGATATTTTCATTAGGAACAAATGTCAAAAGTGATactttaccaaaaaatatcatcCAGATGTTTTTAAATGTCTTCCGCGAGATGCCTGAATATAATTTCATTTGGAAATACGAGTCAGATCTCGATCTAGAAATTCCTAAAAACGTCAAGTTACAAGGTTGGGTTCGGCAAAGCGACATTCTCGCACATCCCAATATCAAGGCTTTCATTTCGCATTGCGGGCTTTTAGGCACACAAGAAGCAATGTGGCATGGAGTTCCTATCATAGGCATTCCTTTTATCGCAGATCAATTTCGAAATATTGTTAGTGTCATTCGGGCTGGCATGGGACTTCGCATTGACCTCAAAACAGTAACGCATGAGTCCTTCAAAGGAGCACTGAAAGAAATTCTCGAAACGCCTTCATATCTCGAAAATGCAAAGAAACGCTCTCGTTTGTTTAAAGATCAAATGGATAAACCCTTGGATCGCGCCGTTTTTTGGTTGGAATGGACCATGAGACACAAAGACGACGCCCAATTGATTCAAAATCCCGTAAAAACTTTGGGATGGTTCGTGGGAAACGGATACGATGTGCTGCTGATTGTTTTTACGCCCGTTATTTTACTCCTACATGCCGTTTTGTTCGTCGCCATCAAACTTTGTACGATGCCAAAAGCGAAGAAGGCAAAGAAAGATTAA